GGAAGTTGACCCGGAAGCAATGAATTTAGCTAGGCAGCTCTTTGAAATGAGAAGACCGTGTAGCTGGCGAAGTGTATTTCCGTTAGTACATGAAGGCTTCATCTCAAAGTCCGACAGCAAAATGTAGTTAAGCCAATACTTCGTATTTAGAAGATAACATCATGTCTCCTTTGGGAGATAAGGTCTTTGTATTCAAGTTCAGGAGCAACAGAACGCCATGGAATCGTGCAAAACTGTTGCTCGATGGCCTCGTCAACTTCGAATTGCTTGTTTTGTAGGGTAATGACAGAAATTCCAAACTAAGAGATGCAATGTGAACAACAAAAAAGTCAGTTTATTCTGACCAAATGAAACATTCAATCAGAAGACAATGAATCGACTTGATTGTTATTTTCTGCTCCTCGCTTAGGCCTTGGGTGGTGTAAGCCCAAGCTTGAGAGCTTCAATGGTGGAGACGTTCGTCTTGAATGACTTGGCCAAGATCCCGCTGTCGATGCCAGTGGTGAATACACTCGCAGGAAGCGAGACGAGTCCAGCGCTCGCGCTACCAAATGCGGATATAGCTATAGCGATGTCTGTCTCATTAGCATTATACTGGTAGTGAACCAGTCCTTTGGGAAATACGAACATGTCGCCGGATTGGAGCGTCTGTGTGAAGAGCTTGTTGGTCGTGTCGACGACTCCGACCTCAAGTGACCCGTACAGGAGGAAGAGGAGCTCGGAAGCACGCGGATGCGTGTGTGGCGGGTTGACTGAGCCGGCTGAGAACTCGAGAACTGCCATCGAGACACTCTGGCCGATAAGAGCCGGGAATTCCGCCGCGCTTGCTTTCGTCACTTTGAAAGCCATGGGAAGATCCATCGACATAACAGCTCTCATTCCGGTGAAGGTGAAGAAGTTCCCGTCCACTGCTGTGACGTTCAGCGGGACGACAAAGTCGCCTGTGACGTCCGGGTCGCCCGCGCTTGTCATCTGGAAGACGGACAGAGCCAGGAATAATGCGATGAAGAACTCATGCTTGTTGGCAGTAGAGGCCATTGGTAAAACTTGAAGGTGAAGTGCAAAATGTTTGTATGATGGATGTCAGAAGAGAGAACGGTTTTATAGAGTTCTAATGCTGATTCGGGATGTGATTGTAAACAACATCGAGGCCGGAGAGACGGCTATATTGTCTCTTGCAAACTGCAATGTCCTCGTAAACTTCACAAAGACGTGGTGCATTTTTGGACATTTCATCAACCTTGTTTCATATACCGTTTTCATGCAAGCTTAATGTTATGCTTGGAGAATAATATGACCGGAGGAAACAGAAGCAATGGAAATAAACACATACTTTGCAAGATGTAAGATAAGCTGAGACGTACTCGTATGCCATTGTTACTTGAAAGCACCATTATTACTTGAAAGCAACACTCAGCctgaatgataatcattttattccACGAATCAAATTTGacctaaaaattaatttttctatttctatattttggatgagtttttgagcaaaaatatattcttaataactatacaaaatttttgttcttagaaTAAATAAcgataaatttttctttctaagtGGCAATGGGAGGTGATCAGGTGCGGGGAGGCCATCAGCCTCTGGGGGCCACGCAGCCGGTGGCCGAATGGTGGACGATGGATATCGAGCAACAAGAGTGAACAATGAAAACAAATttcatttctcacttttattgtagaaaagaaaaagctaaaaattttgaaGAGCCTAAAACACATACCTCAAACAATTGAGTATCATGGAAACACATATGAAAAACGAGCCTAAAAAGAATTATTGATTGGAAAGTACACAACTAAATATACCTTATTTTTCACAGAATTAAATGCACTTATCACAACGTTGTGAAAGAGAGAGCACTTTGAACCTTCAAGAGTGGGAGAGAATTCTACATtcttatgtttttcttcttctgggtgtgtttatttcacgaaaaacgtaagatttttgaaaaatattttccgaaaaactattttccaaaaaattatttttttagaaaaacggttagttttcctttgtttggtgatacgtgaccgaaaatattttttggtgtttgaattgcatttgaaaattgattgaagGTGTGTTCTACACCgacaaagaggaagaggagggagcgaAGCCAACAAAAGCACAGGAGGGGCTAGGGTTGGAGAAGGTGGTGGTGATGAAAGGGAGGGGGTGAAGGAGAAGgcgagaggggaggaggagttaATGTTCAcagacaaagaaagaaaagagaaaacaagaaaaaaaaaaaaaaaaagaaagaaagaaaagatataataataacaaattcatattttaagttttaaaggaaaaaaaacttttgactaggaaaatattttccgttgacttattttcctaaataaacCAAACGctggaaaataagaaaaaaaatttcctaaatttttttttcgcaTACACaccctaaattttaaaaatacgtTCTTATCTTGAATCAAGATGCTACAAAATAATGCCTTaaactgtttttcttttgaattatagGCTACGGGCCCTTTTTGAGTTATGGACTGGATTAACCCAACATGGGCAACCCACTAACAATAAAAcccatcaaattttaatttttgatttttatttctaacATATTTCtgaagtaaaaaatttatttcaaaaattgaaaaataaagacCCAATAACAATAAACCcatcaaattttaacttttgatttttatttcaaatatatttctagagtaaaaatttatttcaaaaattaaaaaataaaattacgttaccaaaagatttttaaatgcccatgaaaaaaaaaaaagttgagaaacATAATAATTATCACACGTCATGCCTTAAAGGTTTCAAGGGCGAGGGCATTGGTTTAGGAGATCGGAGGTCCATCCCCCTGCAAGATGGGACTAAACTTGCGGCGTACTGCCCCATTAATAAGAGGAATCTGTGACCCGAATTTAAGTAAAGGCTGCTGTGTAAGGACTTCCGAGCTTCAGGCATTGCACAGCTCGAGAGCCTCCCATGATGCGTCACTGGGATGAAGATGATCAAATATGTTTTTacgtgaaatgaaaaaaagtacaGATTTGAATCAAAGCCTGTGCCTTTTCCCCTCGGCCAAAAGCCGAAAGATAGCAAgaagcatataaaaaaaaactcttccaaCATAAAGACGAAATAAAGGGATGCAATACTGATTCCAGATGTGTGATTTTCcaagagaagcaaaaggaaACGGACCAAGAACCAGCTTTAAGTACTAGAAGCTCACAAAAAAATAGCATCACTGTCAGTAGACCAGATCAGATATTAACAAGACCATTATTCTGTACAAGAAGCCACTCCTGGGAGGAGTTTATTTGCATAGTTATTATTAATAGCCAGCATCACTGTTGGTAGACCAGATCAGATATTAACAAGAGGATTATTCTGTACAAGAAGCGACTCCTGGGAGGAGTTTATTTGCATACTTACTACTATTCGCCTGCGAACATCCTTGCTTCTTCAGTAGTTGACGCTTGACCTCTCAAGCAGTCTGAGCCCTTCAGGTTTCTGCAGATAAGAGAAATTATAACTATCTTATGCACCATAGAGCACTGTTGGCGATGAAAACAGGGTTCGGGTTTGCATCATCCAAATGGTTTGAATTATATGATTCCATTTGAGTCATCTACTAACTTACTGGACTTCAAGGTGTGGATGGGGTATGTGCAACAGTGCAAGTAAGTGTTCAATCTGGTCATGAGTCGGTCCGATTCGTGATCAAACAACAATCCATCTCCTGAATCCAATTTGCAAACTGTTCTATATTCACGACAAGATAGCCAAAACTCACACCGACTGGATGACCTATAGAGACTCATGAtgtgaatttgatgtgggtctaGACTCGATTCTAACAAGGACCTCCAACTTCGAGACCTATCTCCTCCGATACAGATGAATATCAGCAGCTTCAGGCCTATCAACATCAAGTAGCCAACAGAAAGAGAACACAATCTTATATTTCACTCGACTGACCACAAAATATTGCATCTCAATCCCACCGGACATGCGGCCAAAACCCAGGTTGAATATAATGGACAATTCCtatcgactctctctctctgttctttttttatctttgtttcttcatttttgctcGTGTCTGTAGAACAGAAAGGCGCCAAGGATGTTGAGACATGTTACCTGCTCAGCagcctctttctctttctccttctccgcCTTCTCTTTCTCCGccttcctcctctgcttctccaacctctccctctccattttcttcagacatcaacaataacaacaagaagaaattcatcagagccagagccagagccgGAGCAACACACATGTCagcggcaaaaaaaaaaaaaaaaaaaaaagaaaggattttGCATTCAAGAAGGGAAATCGCTGGACGACCCACGATCCAAATGCTAGCGGCGGAATCATTCATCGACCACAACCGGCGACAACTCAAGCTCGAGATACAAAGATGGTGGAAAAAGGACCTGGATGTAGACGTTCTCAGCAGCGCGTTCCTCCTCGCTCAGGATCCTTCCCTGGCCGGAGCTCATGTACCGAGCCGCCCCTCGCGATGAGTCCATGAACCGAGTCAAGTTCGcccgcctcgccgccgccgctctcATCGCCATTGTACGTCGACTCCTTCTCAGTTTCAGCCTCTGCTCTGCGTGCTGCCCAAGGCGAATTCTCCCGAACGCAGTAGAATATATCTCTGTCTCAGAtatcgggtcggatccgggtcgtCAACCGAAAGCGATTTCTCTAGAAACCGGGAGCGAACTtccaggcggcggcggcgctgcAGGAAATCCCGCGACCGTCTGTGAAAGTACGGTGTTACCCTCCCCGGGACACGGTTCCGCTTTCGTTGGCGCTGGGGGGTTTTTGGTCAATTCGGCTGAGCGGATAGGAACGAAAAAGGCGAACTGTGTTAGTTTTATTTGGGGGTAAATATTGGgttaataaattgaaaaactCCAAGTTGGTGCACAGACTTcagacaaatttatcctaaactatttttgaaCATGAAAAACTCCCAAACTTGTgaaattgtgacaaatttatcgaACGactataaaattttaatacatttatacgacaaatttaccccaaactaatttatttgattcgcaaaaactctaaaccagtaaatttgtgacaaatataccatctgttaaattgaattaataccacaaaaaaatcataaaaattgtaaaccgtgacaaacggagcgtaaaatcctaaattggtataccggttaactatcacgtgtcatttaacataataatttgtgaataaaatttaacgaaaccgacataaggtaaatttgtcacaagtgtaaaggttttgggtaaatttgtcaaaggtataccggtttggggtttttggtggtcaaaaaaatagtttggggtaaatttgtcacaaatataccagtttatggttttttaagatattaaccctaaattatataaaatagttTTGCCCTTATCCCGTTATCCGGATAAGGGAGAACTTGGGGAGGGGCGGAAAATGCAAACCGGTCGAAATCGCAGGGCGTCGCGTGTAAATATCGTTTGGGCCTCTTCTGTTATGGGTCCGGCCCATCCCAAACAGATCTCCATTTTCCGACCCAATTAGCTTTCTCCCCGAACCGGATCCGAGGCAGAACACGACAGGGGAAAGCAGCAAAGGAGCTAACTTTTTCGTTCCATCATCGCGCTCTCCGAGAAGTCGTGAGCTCGTTTCTGGCGGGAAGGAGGGGGGGAGGCGGCGCCGGAAGCGGGAGCATGGGATCCGAAGCTGCGCTGCCGGCATGGGCTTCGAAGCCTTGCATCATGGGCATCGACGAAGCGGGTCGCGGCCCTGTTCTTGGTTCGCTTTCGCTCgttcttgtttctgttctttgTAAATGTTCTGTGGCTTCGGTTCGATGCCGTGCCCGATGGTCTGGTGCTTTGTTTTCTGTGCTGACGCGTTGCGTCGACAGGTCCCATGGTGTACGGGTGCTTGTACTGCGCTCGGTCGTACCAGAAGACGCTCTCCACTCTGAACTTCGCAGGTAATGTCGATCGCTTGGAATGCTTCCTTTTTGTCATTGCTCTTCTGCTTTGCCTGGTGCAGGCATCGTGCCGTGGTGTGAAATGGTTGATATAGAATGAGCTTGTTTTTCTCTTATTGTTTTGATCTCTGTacgaatattttgaaaatcatggGTTTGGGGAGAGGGAAAGTTTCTCTTTttctgctctcttttttttgtctgaTTAATCTATCATCTGGTTGAAAAATCGTTTATACGGTAAAGTGGACGACATGATTTTTCGAATTTTGTAACTGAGGTGGTCAGCTTCAGTCTAAGTAACTCGACGTCTCATCGATTTTTCGTTAAGCCCACATAGGTGAATACCattgcttcattttctttttttcatctttcttgtcCAGATACGTGAGAGTTCTCTCGTTGGTGGTTTATCGGGTTGGATTTAGTTGAGATTTTTGAAAGACCGGATCAAGAAGATTTTCTTTGTAATGTTGACAACTTGACTTTTATAAGTAAGAAACATGAGGGCAAGATCACTCTTCACCAGGGAAAGATATATGGATGTTTGAAATTGTTTAGGCATTGCCTACATTTGAATTTCTTAGAATATGAAGAACgcattttacattctttttttcctcaattttagttGCAGGTGTTTCATGCTTTGCTTTCTGTATAGCTTATTAGTTCATTCTGATGACAAAATTCTTAGTTTGTACTATCTTAACTTTGATAGTAAAAATTCCTaatttcatgttcattgaaCTTCTCcactttttctatcttttttgtATTATTGCCTGAGAAACTTGATGGTTCAGTACTGGCTGAGTGAACTTCTAGGTACTGGTTGTTGAACTTTGACCATGAAATAAGTTTTCAACATTTGGTGCAGAGACTTTTAGCTCTATGAAATGCTTATTCCATCTGGACTATGCTTTTATGCAAATCGTAAAAACAGATATCTCATGAATACTTTATTATCTGATACATTTCTGAAATTACTTAGTCACAAATAATCGAAAAGGTTCTTTAGCATGACAGTTTCTAATTTAACTGGTTGACAATTCTTTTTGGTATACCTGCAGATTCGAAGacattaaaagaagaaaagagggaagaattatttgaaaatctaAAGGCTAATGAATCAATTGGCTGGGCTGTTGATGTCATAGACCCACGAGAGCTTTCATCTAAAATGCTGAGGAAGTAAGCAGCATATGCATATGTATCtgatttatttattctctttcATACCAATCTGCTATCTACGAGGGACCTGAACCTTTTGATCTGTGGCAGAAATAAAATCAATCTCAATGTAATATCACATGACTCTGCAATGGGACTTGTCTCCAGGGTGCTCAATATGGGTGTTCTTCTAACTGAGGTAAATCCTTTAGAAGCTTTTTGCTTCCAATGTTACCGTGCTAATGGTTATCAGTCCTTATTGATTTAAAGGTTGATGAGCATCTGATGATCTGGACAGCAGAATCTGAAAGTCATCAGTCAGGCCAAATCATTTGTTATGAGGAGTTGAGGACTAAAGAGAGAATAAGTGGGAAAATACAAAGacagaaataaaaagaagcaTCTAGAAAGACACCAGCAATTCATGATTCTACTGGGAAAGGATATAACTGTAGTTTTTCAGATTAGTTTGCAAATTCGTACACAGAGCTAGTTGTGTGGGTTTTTATGCTTTGTGGAGCGTCTTTCTccattttcccttaattttgaTAACACCAGAATGTATGCTCCCTTGCCTTGATTTCCTTCTTATACATGTGTTTCCAATAATGACTGAGAGATGTTCCACCATCAGTCCTTAGCAACCATCGTCACGTGACAATTATCCAGGAACAAACTTCTAGTAAAAGTATAGGCACTGTTCTGCTTCTTTGCTTAATATAATTACAAGTTGCAACTGAACACGAAATGTTCATTGACAGGGAGAAATTAGCTTGTGAATTGCGAAACTTTATCTAGGTGGTTCTCCAGATGTATTTCAAAATCACCCCACTGGCTCCAGACCACCAAATGTTAAGCTTATACTTGACCTTTACTTAAAAACTTGCTTAAGGAAAAAATGCCACACAGTGTTTGAGAGTGTAAAAGTGCTGttctttttggtggcttttgcTTTGAATGCTTCTAAGCAACGGTCATAGGTTCTTAGTGAAGTAGAAGCCCAGGCACTCAATAGACCTCACTTCACTAGTGGGAAATCAGATCCTTCCAAGCATGGTAGCTTAAAACTGGTTAGAAGCAACTAAATGTGACCATGATGTGACGTTTTCATGAAGCTTATAACTGCATGCTTTCAGGTTTATGTGGATACCGTTGGAGATGCTGAAAAGTATAGAGTAAAGCTTTCTGAAAGATTTCCAGGGGTCAAATTTGTGGTTGCAAAGAAGGCCGATAGTCTTTATCCAGTGGTTAGTGGAGCAAGCATAGTCGCAAAAGTGAGTAACTTAATCTATGTTACAGTTTGTCAAATCAAGACTCATCTCAAGCCGTTTGATGCATCAttactcctttttttcttttaatacaTGAAGGTCACAAGAGACAGAGCTTTGCGTGGATGGGTGCTTGAGGAAACAGCTGAAAACATGCATAAGGAGTTCGGTTCTGGATATCCAGGAGGTAAAAAGAAATGCAGGCTTTCTTTACTGATCTAAATATGACATGTCTGTACTTCTCCAAAACTTCATGCTCAAGATGGACTTCTCTGAGAGATCTGCTTGTGGTTGGTTTGTCGCAGACCCCGAAACAAAGGCATGGTTGGAACAACATAAACACTCGGTTTTTGGGTTCCCAAGTCTCGTCCGCTTCAGTTGGGGTACATGCACAGCATACTACAAGGACTTTGTTGAAGTCGCATGGTGAGTCTTTTTTCTAGACTCTCTCATCAATTCCGTACACATCTATTGGTCTGGATCTGCTGCTATGCACTGTTTCCTTTCTGAAACCACTGAACAACTGCAATTCTGAATATTTGCAAAATTACTGTTGATTTGGGGTGGGTGCCCAATTTTTTAAGACTGCCCAATTTTTAAGACCAGTAGGACCATCGtaattggataaatttgttaaagcTTATTTCTTGTACAACACTTGACTCCCACAGCAGCGATCCATACTGCTGACTCCATCCAATTAAATAAGACTTAAGTAGCTGTTCTTGTTTTTTGGCAGTATTTCTGTAGGACTTAGTTATTCAGTCTTGTCTGTTAGTTAAGTAACTGCACTTATGAAAACCTCTAAGCATGACATTTTCCCTTCCTCTTCAGAACCATGAAAATGGAAATGCAAAGTCACGATGCTCACTGTCATGTTTCATCCCCCTGTAGGGAATCTGATCAAGTGGATGAAGATGATTTTGATGGAAGTAGTGGCAAGAGACAGGTGAAACTGAGCAGTCTCGGTTTTACATCGAAGAGGAAGATAGAAGAGACAGAATCAAGTGGCAGAGGTCGctgcaaattctttcaaagcCGAAAGCTTCAGCAAGTCACTCACTTCTGAGGAAGGCTGGTGACTATCGTGAGGACGACGGAGGTTCCTTTGGTTAGATATCTTTATTTTTCAGCAGCGAGTCAACTTAAGGAGTAAGAAAGCCTTGATTACTAAACAATGCGGTTCTTTCTCTCTAGCAGCAAGGAGTCATGCCTCGTCAAGTTCAGAATTCTGGGAGCTTCATTCCTTGCGCCAAGAATGAACTCTTGGGGAAATT
This Eucalyptus grandis isolate ANBG69807.140 chromosome 7, ASM1654582v1, whole genome shotgun sequence DNA region includes the following protein-coding sequences:
- the LOC104454094 gene encoding ribonuclease H2 subunit A, which produces MGSEAALPAWASKPCIMGIDEAGRGPVLGPMVYGCLYCARSYQKTLSTLNFADSKTLKEEKREELFENLKANESIGWAVDVIDPRELSSKMLRKNKINLNVISHDSAMGLVSRVLNMGVLLTEVYVDTVGDAEKYRVKLSERFPGVKFVVAKKADSLYPVVSGASIVAKVTRDRALRGWVLEETAENMHKEFGSGYPGDPETKAWLEQHKHSVFGFPSLVRFSWGTCTAYYKDFVEVAWESDQVDEDDFDGSSGKRQVKLSSLGFTSKRKIEETESSGRGRCKFFQSRKLQQVTHF
- the LOC104454093 gene encoding uncharacterized protein At2g27730, mitochondrial-like, encoding MAMRAAAARRANLTRFMDSSRGAARYMSSGQGRILSEEERAAENVYIQKMERERLEKQRRKAEKEKAEKEKEKEAAEQKPEGLRLLERSSVNY
- the LOC104454091 gene encoding germin-like protein 9-3, encoding MASTANKHEFFIALFLALSVFQMTSAGDPDVTGDFVVPLNVTAVDGNFFTFTGMRAVMSMDLPMAFKVTKASAAEFPALIGQSVSMAVLEFSAGSVNPPHTHPRASELLFLLYGSLEVGVVDTTNKLFTQTLQSGDMFVFPKGLVHYQYNANETDIAIAISAFGSASAGLVSLPASVFTTGIDSGILAKSFKTNVSTIEALKLGLTPPKA